The genomic interval ATTAAAGTTCTTTCCTGACTTGTATTTAATAGATGAGCTTTCGCACCAGATGATAATGTTTGGTTTTCTCTTCCTTACTACAGGGATAATAACCGGTGCTGTGTGGGCTAATTCGGCATGGGGCAGATATTGGGGATGGGATCCAAAGGAAACATGGTCGCTTATTACGTGGTTTATTTATGCTACACTTCTTCATGCAAGATTTATGAGGGGATGGCGCGGAAAACGGCTGGCATATCTTTCAATAATAGGGTTTACGGCAGTACTTTTTACATATTTCGGCGTAAATTATCTTCCCGGACTTCATAGCTACGGGCAGTAATTTTATATGGGCTTGTATGGGAGACCTTATTCTTGCAAAAAGTTTGTCAATAGGTTATATATATTCCAAATTATTTTAGATGATTGCTGATTATTCGGAAGAATTGTAATAATTCTTTAATCTTTTTGGAAATCCCTTTGTATGAGGAGAAAATCGGAACTGTAGAAATTCCTGTTAATCTATCAGTATTGTCAATCTTTAACTATTTGTCAGGATGAGAGGGAGGTTCGCTTTGAAAATCTGTAAAACAATCTTGTACCGTTTTATTATTGTCGGGATAATGGCCTTATTCATGTGTGCCTGTGCTTCTACACAGAGCACGAAAGTTGACCTGAAGCCTTTGACTTCATTTGAGTTTGGGCAAAGACATATAGTCGCGGTTATCCCTTTTAAATACAAGGCTGAGCAGGAACAGTATAAAAACCTGAGCAATAAACTGGTTGACCTGACCCTCGATGAGCTTCTTGAAAGTAAAAGATTCCGGGCTATTGAACGTAGCCGCATTGATGCCGTTCTAAAAGAAATACAATTGAGCCAAACGGGTATCATAGATGAAAAAGCAGCAAACCGGATCGGCAAGCAACTGGGAGCCGAAATGATTTTGGTGGGAAATTTGATTTCAATTAAGCCGACCATGTCACGCGACAGCATGGGTATTATGTGGCAAGAAACCCGTGGATTTGAGATTAGCTTGCAGGGACGTATCATTAATGTAGAAACCGGCGAAATCATGGCCTCAGCAAAAGCAACCGGTATGGAAGGACAGCAAGAAAAAATGGCTTTGGGTGCCAAAACAGGAGTTATTGCAGCCGAAGAAACCTTAATTAACAAAGCCGCAGAAACTGCGATAAGAATATTGGTGAATGATTTATCAAGCCAGATATCGCCTAAGCCTGACCTATAGCGAAACTATGAAATCATACTTATTTTCTTGATACAGCGAAGCTTAAGCATATTTGCTTTAATGTTGAGATTATCTAAACAGTAAAACTTTTGAAAGTAGTTGGAAATATAAAGCTATGGAAAAAACAGACAAGTTAGCAGTTTTAATAGATGCGGAAAATGCTCAACCAAGCATTGTGGATGGTTTACTGGCAGAAATAGCGAATTACGGCGTAGCCAGTGTCAAGAGAATCTATGGTGATTGGACAGGGCCCGGCTTAAAAGGTTGGAAAGAGGTTCTGTTGCAATATTCGATACAACCAATGCAGCAATTCGCGTACACAAAAGGAAAAAACGCAACTGACAGCGCAATGATTATTGATGCAATGGACTTATTATACACCGGAAACTTTAACGGATTTTGTATAGTATCGAGTGATAGTGATTTTACCAAGCTGGCATCAAGAATAAGAGAAGCGGGATTAATAGTATATGGTTTTGGAGAGCAAAAAACACCTTCCGCTTTTGTTTCAGCCTGTGACAAATTCATTTACACAGAAGTACTTCGTGCAAAGACCGGTGAAAGTGAAGCGATTGCCAAAAAATCCAGCAATGATTTAAGAAAAGATACAAAACTGGTAAGCTTGTTACGTAATGCAGTAGAAGCATCCTCTGATGAAAGCGGATGGGCTCATCTTGCACATGTTGGTAGTAATATTGCAAAACAATCACCTGAATTTGACCCGCGTAATTACGGATATGGAAAGCTTGGTGAGCTGGTTTCCGCAACTAAGCTTTTTGATATGGATGAAAGGCAAATAGGTAGCACTGCCTCAAAGGTCATTTATGTTCGTGATAAGCGAAATAGACAGATCGAATCTTCAGATAATTGAAGCTCGGGGGGTTTTTTTAAGAACGGACACTTGACTCTAAAGGTGTAAATCCATGAAAAGATTACCATTATTTATAATTGTGTTTTTTAATATGTTTATTTTCAATCTTGCTTACGCAAATGTAGGAGTATTCACTGGCTATGGTCAAACAATAGAGCTGATTGAGTCTAATGATATTCAAATGGTGAGTGAAGATATTACAATTATACCGGGAAGGGGAAAATTTTTATTTGATGGCGGCATTGCCGGAATGGATAGAGTTGAATATAAATGTAAATTTATATTAAAAAACCGTAATAATAAAAATGTAAGCATCAAGGCTGGATTTCCACTCAGCACACAGTTCTATGGAGAGAACAATAAAACAAGTATACTTTTATCAGAATATCAATTCATTGCTCAAGAAGAAGGTAAAATATATAATGTTAGTTACTCACCATTTGATAAAGAGAAAAAGTTGAATAAAATATTTCTCTGGGATATGGAATTTCTCCCAAATGAGGAAAAAGAGTTGTTGGTGTCATATTCGATGCCGATATCATTTACATTAGCTACTACAGCAAACAACCGTAAAGAATCAAAGTATAGCAAAAAATGGTATAATAAACTTGAATACTGCGCTTTGGAATGGTTTGGTTATGTTACTGAAACAGGCAAAAGTTGGTATGGTCCTATTGAGAAAGCTTCTTTTCGTGTTTATCTAAAGGGCTTTGAAAAATATATCTTCAATCGCCCTTTTGCGGAGGGGATAAGTAGTAAAAATAAAGAAAAGATCTTAAAAAGATATTCTGTTTGGGAACCTTTAGTGTTCCGAGATACTGAACCAGACGTATGGGAGAAAGATGATAAAGGATATATTACATTGTTATTCAATAATTATAAACCTGAAAAGGATTTAATTTTTTCATATTATATACTTTTCTTCCCAAAAACAAAGGATGATTTAGAACGACTTATATCCAGACTTTCTTATGATAGCTTCACGAAAGAAGACTATGAGGATTTGCGTGATATTTTTATCGAATATAATGGGGAAAAAACAAACAATGAAAGAATTCATGAATTTCTTATAAACCAGAAATGGTATGGGAAGAAAATTCAAAATCCAATTCCTGGCGAAGTACTTAATACAATAGAAATTTATAAATAATAACCTCTTATAAACTGTATTGGTTGCAATCAGTGTCGCAATACTTTCAAATTAACAGCTAAAGTATTTATCGTGAATAGTCGTGTGATTAACGGAAAGGGGATGTAATGAATACGGATAATATCATAAAGCTTACAAACCGTATTTCACTGCTTTCAATTATTTTGTTGATATATTGGGTTTTTATTTTTTGTGCTAACACGGTTTTTGGTTTTAAAGTATTCAAAGCAAATATCACGGAATCTTTTTATTTAAGTGTTATCGGAATACTTGCCTTGTTGGTAGGCTCAGTTGTTGTAAATATCATGTTTAATCTAACCAAGATATCCGATTCTATTGGAAACAAACCCGAGCTTTCATCAAGAATTATAAAAAAGAAAAAGTCCGTTATTCTATTATCTTTTCTTTTATCATTTCCCATAATATTTGCATTGCTGTATTACGGTGATATTAAAACATCAGAAAGAAAAGAGAACTTTCTGGTTGATTCGGCAAAATATATGCTAAATAACAACAAAAACATTATTGATCAGTTTGGGCAGTATAAATTTGACCCGGAATATATCAAAAAGACAAGCAGCTCATTAAAAATATTATCCAAGGAAGATGAAAGTTTTCCTTCAGTATCCATGATAATCCAGGACCAAATTGATCAGAAAAAAGTTTTCCTGCTTTTTGGAAGTTATTATTATCCTAAAACGGAAGAGCCCGTAAAAGCCGATTATATCTTCCCCTGTTCTAAAGATGAGAGAGAATATTTAAAGAAAGTCTTTGAAGGTAATGTATTGTCATATAGTTTCAGCGCATCCGATGGGACATATGAGCTTTACTTTCCTGTTAAAAATGATAACCGTATTATTGTACTGTATTTTACGGATAGGCAAAGATATGGTAAATTAGGTTCCTAAGCTCATGGATAGGCTGGCATGACTTATGAATAGTGAATAATGTCTTCTGCATATGTAGTTTTTTAATGGTAAGTGATTAATAAAAGGAAATATGAACAATGAAAGATCAAAAATGGTTAACAACTTCTGCAGGCGTGAAAATGCCGTGGATTATTTATGGAACTGCCTGGAAAAAGGAGCGCACGGCAGATCTTGTTGTAAAAGCTGTTCAGGCTGGATTCAGAGGAATTGACACTGCTGGCCAGCCTAAACATTATGATGAAGCCGGCATAGGTGCAGCACTTTTAAGACTGAAAAAAGATTATGGTATCGAGCGTGAAGAATTGTATTTACAAACCAAGTTTACTCCGCTTCCGGGCCATGATCCGGAACAAGTGCCATATGATAAGAACGCTACTGTGGAAGTGCAGGTTTTACAGTCTTTTGAAACATCAATGAAAAAACTGCAAACTGAATATGTTGATACTTTACTGCTTCATACAATGATAGAACCATATCCGCTCTTAATGAAAGTATGGGAAGCAATGGAGTCAATTCAACAATCCGGTAGAGCGCGTCAGATCGGAATCAGCAATTTTTATTATATATATATGGTGAAAAAACTTTATGCAGATGCCAACATAAAACCTGCAGTACTGCAAAATCGTTTTTATAAAGATACTGGATATGATC from Pseudomonadota bacterium carries:
- a CDS encoding CsgG/HfaB family protein is translated as MKICKTILYRFIIVGIMALFMCACASTQSTKVDLKPLTSFEFGQRHIVAVIPFKYKAEQEQYKNLSNKLVDLTLDELLESKRFRAIERSRIDAVLKEIQLSQTGIIDEKAANRIGKQLGAEMILVGNLISIKPTMSRDSMGIMWQETRGFEISLQGRIINVETGEIMASAKATGMEGQQEKMALGAKTGVIAAEETLINKAAETAIRILVNDLSSQISPKPDL
- a CDS encoding NYN domain-containing protein; translated protein: MEKTDKLAVLIDAENAQPSIVDGLLAEIANYGVASVKRIYGDWTGPGLKGWKEVLLQYSIQPMQQFAYTKGKNATDSAMIIDAMDLLYTGNFNGFCIVSSDSDFTKLASRIREAGLIVYGFGEQKTPSAFVSACDKFIYTEVLRAKTGESEAIAKKSSNDLRKDTKLVSLLRNAVEASSDESGWAHLAHVGSNIAKQSPEFDPRNYGYGKLGELVSATKLFDMDERQIGSTASKVIYVRDKRNRQIESSDN
- a CDS encoding aldo/keto reductase produces the protein MKDQKWLTTSAGVKMPWIIYGTAWKKERTADLVVKAVQAGFRGIDTAGQPKHYDEAGIGAALLRLKKDYGIEREELYLQTKFTPLPGHDPEQVPYDKNATVEVQVLQSFETSMKKLQTEYVDTLLLHTMIEPYPLLMKVWEAMESIQQSGRARQIGISNFYYIYMVKKLYADANIKPAVLQNRFYKDTGYDPELRSWCSDNGVIYQSFWTLTANRYILFDNIVQTLARKHNKTDAQIFFRYLNQSGIVPLTGTTSDQHMAEDLNVFDFKLSPGDLKNVSSLLSVKDIITPQAGIIL